The genomic DNA CCTACAGGATAAAATACAATACCTATAGGCCGCATGAGGCGCTGGGATATGATATCCCGGCTAATTATTATAAACTTGAAAATCTGGTGGGACTAACTTTAAACTCGAAATAGTTGTTCCGAAAAAGTCGAGCAGGACAAATTTATCTGGACATGAATATTTATAACCGCCCTTTTGACGATCAGTCGCAGGTAAGAATACGTCTTGAGACCATAGCGATATTTTCTATTCTTCAGAAAATCAAGAACAAAGAGCTTACACTTTTGTGGTCATTTATGATTGACTATGAAAACAGCTTGAATCCTTATGATGATGTGAGGCAGGAAATTGAGATGGCTGTTTCCCTTGCAAGCGAGAGTATAACACCTGATGAGTCTGTTTTGACTGCTGCAACGGAATTTGAGTCAAAAGGCATAACGCCGAGAGATTCCATGCATCTTGCCTGCGCTTTAAAAGGGAAAGCTGAGTATTTTTTGACCTGTGATGATAAACTAATAAAAAAGGCATCGGCTTTGGGTATGAATATAAAGATCATAAACCCTCTTAGGTTTATTGAAAATATGGAGGTAAATTAAAATGGCACAGATGGTAAGCGATGTGGAGATAAGAAAAAAAGGGATGAACGTTTTGTTTAAAAGCCTCGGCGAGGTGGATGCCATGCGGTTTTTGTCTCAGATTACATATGAGAAAAGGGATTACTTAAAACTTCAGGACGAGCTGTTCAAAGGCATGAGCGTAGAGGACATCTACAAAAAAGCAAAGAAACATGCTGAAAAGAAAAGGACAGGATAAGCTCCATATAGCGAAAATGCTTAAAGATTTTTAATAAAGGAAATCTATTTAAAAGCGGGCATAGCGTGCCGGATTTATGGTATGGGTATGTTTTAGTTTTTGATAGGGGATGAATCTTGGGTAGAATTCTTGATGTTTTAAAAGAAAAAGGAATTACCTATTATCAGTCAGAACGGTATAATCTTGATAGTTTCTATTTTGATAATTATCAAGATGAAGGGGAATTGTTCGAGAAGACTGGAATATTTGAAGATGAAAATAAACAAGGCAAAATTATTAAAGTTGAACCTAAAACGACCACCTCTCTTTTTAAATATTTTTTGGATGGTTCAAGAAGAACATATCGTATTGCAGAAGCTGAGATAGGCGATAAACTTGTGCCGATAGTTGCAGGACAAATCGGGTGCGGTGTTTGTAAAAGACTTGGTAATGAGATAAAGACCCATCAAATAAAAAGAAAAAATTGCTTGGTGCTTTATAACAGGATATCTGATGATGATTATAAGGATATTAAGAATAGAATAGAACAGACTGGTAGCATTGCAGTTGATAGATATGAATATAGCAGTAACATGGAAATACGACCAGAAAACAAAGCAATTGCAAGAATCCAAGATATTATGTATGACATGGAAATAGATTTATTAGAGGAAATGACTAAAAAGAATATTTTAAAGCATGGTGAAATGTTGGCAATTGATGGGTCATTGCAATTTTCAGATATAAGAGATGAAAGATATTTTTATAATGTTGTTGGTATCTCCAAAACCTTTAATCCAAATTTAAAAAATATGTTAAAAAGTAAAAATAAAAGTATTGGAACACTCTTGCCAAAATTAGAATATAGAGAAAGAACGCCGGTTTTTAAATATAATCAGACAGGCGAAAACCAGAGGTTTAGACAAACAATTGGCGCATGGTATTTGAGGATACGACCAAGAAATCAAGTAAAAAATCCATTAGACGGTATTGTAAAAATTGAAAAAATAGCAGTTGCAGATAAGGAAAAAGAAGATGGTTTTGAGACAGGTTTAATTAATAACATTTCGAGTTCTATCCTGTTAGAGAGAAATGTTACTTGTTATGGTAACGATTCAAGATGGGCAAGTCATATTTATCCAATATATTTAACTGAGATAATGATTAAAAATAGTTTTTTAAGTGATATTTATTTTCTGAATATTTTTTGAGGAGGTGTTTATGAAGAAGATAGGAAAGGTTTCAGCTACAGAAAAGTCACCAACAACAAATGACGAGTTTATTTTTTTGGTGGAAGATAATGAAGAAATTAAACCTTTTGATATTATTAAAGCAGACAATAATATTGGTGATAAAAAATCTATAACTTATGCAATTATTCAAGACATTTTCTATATAACTGATAGCCCGGGTCACATTGGCAACTATGTTTCCTCTGATTTTGGAGATTTAAACTCTGCCCCTTCAACAAAGAGATTAGGTGTAACCTACGCACAAGCAGTCGTCTTACATAACAATAAGGATGTATATATGCCATTAAGAGATGGAACGCTGGTTGAATTTGCGGGTGAAGATGAAATAAAGGAGGCATTAGGATTAGATAAAATAAAAAATCCGATACCTGCTGGTTTTTTAGATGTTTCTAATAACATAACCGTTCCGATATGTTTTAATAGTGATTTTCTAATAGGGCCGGAGGGTGCGCATTCAAATATTTCAGGGATCTCAGGACTTGCGACCAAAACATCCTATGCAATGTTTTTATTGCAGGCAATACAGCAAACAAAAAATGACGTGGCAATCATAATTTTAAATGTTAAAGGCAATGATTTATTAAGAATAGATGAGATAAATCCTTTATTAACAAATGAGCAAAAAAATGCATGGTCTAAAACAGGATTAGAGTGCAAACCATTTTCAAATGTCAAATATTTTTATCCATATAAAAATGATAAGGAGAATTGTTTCTGTAATACATCGTGCGAAAAAGACGCTTTAAATAATCAGTTTCAAAGCAATATGGCACAGACATATGCTTATACCTATGACCATGATAAAAACAATCTTGACCTCCTTTTTAGTAATATTGATGACCCGAATTTTACTATGGAGTCAATTTTAAATGTTGTCATAGAACACAGTGATTTTGACGATCTTGACTGGGACAGCTTTAAAAGTAAATTAGGTGAATATACAAAAAAAGGGCAAGGAAAAGGTGAAATCACTGTTCAATCATGGAGAAAATTTACACGTCTAATCAAAAAATCGATTGTTAATCAAATTTTTCAAAAATCTTTATCTAAAGATACAACTAAGAGGAATTACCATCTTTCTGATGAAATAAAAAAAATACAAAAAGGAGAAGCATTAGTTATTGACATTGCAAAATTAGAAGAACAAATACAAGGCTTTGTTTTCGGAGATATTTTGCAAGCCGTGAATGACTTAAAATTTGGTGAAACTGACAGAAGTGAAGATGATATCCCTAAAAAAATTATTATTTTTGTGGACGAGCTTAATAAATATGCTGCTGAAAATGCGCCAAAAAATTCTCCGATATTAAGAAATCTCCTTGAAATAACTGAAAGGGGTAGGTCAGAAGGAATTATTCTATTCTCAGCAGAACAATTTAAAAGTGCTGTTCATGATAGAGTAAAAGGTAATTGTTCTACTCATGTTTACGGGAGGACAAATGCGATTGAAATTTCTAAGCCTGATTACAGATACATTCCTAAAACTTTTACAAATATGATGACACGATTGGATACAGGAGAATTGATTGTCCAGCATTCCATTTTTAAGACATTGTTAAAGATTAAATTTCCTTATCCTTCATATTTTCAGAGAAAAGGTAACAGATAGTGGAACCAATCAAAATCGGTAAATTCACATTAGAATCACTAACCACTGGGATGTATAAGGATCCAAGAATCATTTTCAGAGAGTACATTCAAAATTCTACCGATGCTATTGATAATGCCGCTAAAGAAAAAGTCATAAAGACAGAAGAAGGTCGTATAGACATAACTATTGATGAGCAAAATAAAAAAATTGCTTTCAGAGACAATGGCATTGGTATTCCTAATAACAAAGTTTGGCATTTGCTCGGCGATATCGGCAATTCAGAAAAACGGTTTGAGGAAAGTAGGGGCTTTAGGGGCATTGGTAGACTCGGCGGGTTAAGCTATGCATCTGAACTTCAATTTATAACAAGTGCAAAAGGTGAGAATACTAAAACCACTGTATATTGGGACTGTAAAAAATTGAGAGAACTGCTTCAGCCAAATAAATACTCAGATTACGATTTAACAAAAGTCATAGATGAAATCTCATGTATAACAACAGACAAAGAAGATAAAGAAAAGCATTATTTTGAAGTTATTCTTGATGGAATAGATGAAAAATATATAGGGCTACTTGACATTTCAGATATTGAGGATTATTTATCTCAGGTTGCTCCTGTACCATTTAATGCGCAAAAGTTTCCATATTATTCTGATACAAAAGAGGGGATACTTACATTTTTAAAACAAATAAACAAACCACTTGAAGAATATAACATCTATTTAAATGGTAATCCTAATCCGATATATAAGCCATACAAGACATGGTTTCATGCTGATAAAAAAAAGGATGATATTAAGGAAGTAGATTTTTTTAAAAGATACAACAATAATGAGCTTCTTTTTTGGGGTTGGTATGCAAAAACAAATTGGTTAGGAACGGTAGATGATAAAAATATAAAAGGAATAAGAGTCAGAAAAAATAATATTCAGATAGGTGATGAAAATACACTGAACGATTTTTTTAAAGAAACAAGATTTAATGGGTGGTTTATTGGGGAGGTTTATGTTTATGACAAAAATATAATTCCGAACGCCAGAAGAGATGATTTTGAGAAAAATGAGGAATACAAATTATTCAAATCTGAGTTAGAAAAAATTACATGGCATGAGTTATCTAAAATTCCTAAAATATATTCAAAGGAGCGCACCGAAATAAAAGGTATTGAAGAAGCAGAAAAGACGCTCAATGAAGTCAAACAAGCATTAGAGAAGGGTCTTACTTCAGAGGTACAAAGAGAAGAATTATTTAAAAGCATAGATATTATTAAACCAAAAATCAAACCTAAAGAAACAAAGAAAGAGTCAATAACTTTACGTCCAGACATTGAAAAAAAGAAGGAAAAAATCCATTCAAAATTAATCGCTCTAGAAAACAAAATCATTGATGCAGATATTTACCGAGTAAGAGATATTCCTTCTTCTTATCCAAGAGAAGTACGTAAGGTTATCAGCATAATTTTTGAGATAATTGATGACACTTTGCGAAAAGAAGATGCGGAAAAACTCATTGATAACATCATAGATACACTACAAAGAAAGCCTAAAGATAACAAGAAAAAATGAGTAGAAGAATATTGTTAATTGAACCTGCATATAAAAATAAATATCCTCCACTAGGATTAATGAAAATAAGTGCCTATCACAAAATGTTGGGGGATGATGTAACTTTTTTTAAAGGTAAGTCTAAAGAATTAAGAGAAAAAAAATGGGATAGGATTTATGTCACAACATTATTTTCATTTTATTGGAAGACAACAATAGAGACCATAGAATTTTACAAAAGAAGCGTTAACAAGATAAGGGATTTTAAAGTCGGTGGCATTATGGCATCCATATTAGCAGAAGAAATATACAAAGAAACTCATACTAAACCTATAGTTGGATTGCTGGATAAGCCAAGAATGCTGGATAATGATAACAACATTATTGTTGACCATGTTGTGCCTGATTATGACATCTTAGATGAAATAGACTATAAATATCCTGCTAAGGACTCTTATTTTGGATATATGACACGAGGGTGTATTAAAAGATGTTCGTTCTGTGCAGTTCCAAAGTTGGAACCCAAATATAAACATTATATATCCATAAAAGAGCAGATTAAAGAAATAGACAGAAAATATGGTCATAAGAAAAATCTTCTTTTGCTTGATAATAATGTCCTAGCATCAAAGCATTTTCCGAGAATCATTGAAGAAATCAAAGAGATTGGTTTTTATAGGGGTTCAAAATATCAACACCCAGTAAAATTTAAATTATTGATGGAGAGATTTAAAAATGGTGAAATCAATAGCGAGATACTACTACAAAAAATATCAGCTATCTTAAAAAGCCAGCCCGTATATATGAAAAACGAAAAAACAAAAGAAGACTTTTCACAACTCTTAGAACGATTTGGTTTATCAAATAATGTTACCAGAAATCAATTGCTAAAAGCCCAAGATTGCCTAACGCCTTACTTTGATAAATACAGGAATAAAGCTTATGGCTTGAGACATGTTGATTTTAATCAGGGAGTAGATCCAAGACTTATTACAGAGGACAAAATGAAGCTTTTAAGTGAAATACCTATAAGTCCATTACGGATTGCTTTCGATAGTGTAGGACAAGAATACAAAAGAAAATATATAAAAGCAATTGAGTTAGCTGCTAAATATGGGATAAGAAATCTGTCAAATTATGTTCTTTATAACTGGGACAATGACACTCCTGATGATTTTTATAATAGACTTAGAGTCAATATTGAGTTGAATGATGATCTTAATGTAAGAGTTTATTCCTTTCCTATGAAGTATATACCTGTTACAGCTAAAGATAGGAATCATATTGGTAAACATTGGAGCTTGAAATACATTCGCGCTATTCAGAAGATTTTATTAGTCACAGGTGGCGCGGTTATGCCTAATAAACTTTTTTTTAAAAAAGCTTTTGGTAAAGATTTAAACGAATTTCATAAGATAATGTTAATGCCTGAAAAATATATAATTGATAGGTTAAAACACGAAAATAATGGGGATACTAGAGAATGGTGGAGTACTTTAAAATCCTTATCTGAATACGAGTACAATGAAGCAATTGATAAAATAAAAATTAAAGATTTTAGTGGAATTGATCACCACATATATAGCAAAAAATTTATTAGACTATTGGAACATTATTCAAGTAAAAGATTGTAAAACGATTATCTGAATAGGTTAGTGATTAAACAATACGAAATAAAAGGGGAATATTATGATTAAAATTGCGCCGTCAATACTTTCTGCGGATTTCTTAAGGCTCGGCGAGGAAATAAAGGCAGCGGAAGCTGCAGGCATTGACATGTTTCACATAGATATAATGGACGGCCATTTTGTGCCGAATATAACGATAGGGCCTTCGATTGTAGCCGCAATTAAGAAGATAACATCTGTTCCTCTTGATGTGCATCTGATGATAGAAGAGCCTGACAAATACCTGAACGATTTTATAAAAGCGGGGGCCGATTATCTTACGGTGCACTTTGAAGCTGCAAAGCATTTGCACCGCACAGTGCAAAAAATAAAAGAGAGCAAGGTAAAGGCAGGCGTATCGCTTAATCCTGCAACTCCGCTCGGCAGCATTGACGATATTATTCAGGATGTGGATTTTGTGCTTCTGATGTCTGTTAATCCGGGTTTTGGGGGGCAGAGTTTTATTCCGCAGGTCGCAGACAAGATTAAGGCGTTAAAGAAAATGATTTCAGACAGAGGGCTTAAAACTCTTATTGAGGTTGACGGCGGCGTAAAACCTGATAATGCCAGGATGGTTGCCGGGGCAGGCGCTGATATACTTGTCATGGGTTCAGCATTTTTCAGTTCTAAAGACTATGCGTCGCTTACAAAGAAACTGCGTGAGATGCTCAGATAGTAAAGAAGGATAGGGTATTTTTACTATTTTGTCATTCCGCACTTGATGTGGAATCCAGTCTTTTTTCACTGGATTCCTGCTTTCGCAGGAATGACAATAACAAACATTAGCTGAAATTTATATGGGGTAATTTGCATATGACTACTAAAACAGATAGGCTTCTCTGCAAGGCAGAGAGATTAAAGGACATGGCTAAGTACAACGATTCTCTGTCTGTCTTCAAAAAGCTAATGAAGATTCATGACAAGGATTGCGACAGAGAGGGCAGGCTTCGCTGTTTTATGTCTATAGGTGATGTCTATCGCATGACAGGAAAATTTGAACTTGCAGGGAAAAATTATTCCGAAGCAATAAAAATAAGCGGGAAGCTGAAGGACACGACAGCTGCGGCAGATGCTGCTGTTGGGCTCGGCCTTTCAGTAAGGGGGCTTGGCAGGTGGAAGGAGGCTCTGGAGATGTTTTCCGGAGCTGAAAAGGTGTACAGAGAGAAAAAGGACAGCGAAGGAATGGCATTTGTGCTCTGGGCTAAGGGCGGAGCTTTTCGTATCAAAGGGGATGCAGCGGATTCTCTAAAGTCGTTTAAGAAATCACTCGGGCTATTTAAGACCCTTGGAGACAAGCATGGAATAGGCTATAACCTGTGCGGACTTGGAGGTGTGTCCAGAGTGGCAGGGCTGTTCGGCGATTCCTTTAAATACTACATCGCTGCCAATAAATTATTTTCCGGATTAAATGATACATTCGGAATTGCGTATTCCCACTGCGGTATCGGGAATGCCCTGAGAATGAAGGGTGATTACTCAGGCGCTCTCCTGCATTTCAGAAAGGCAACAACTCTTTACAGGAAGATAGGCGATATTGTAAGTTTCTCATATACTCTCTGGAGCCTCGGCAAGACTTACACCATGCTTGGCAGGCTTGATAAGGCAGCGGAATATTTTAAACAGGCGCAAGGTTTTTTCAAAAAGACAAAAGATCCCAAGGGGATTATATACTGCAAACTCGGCATTGGCGAGATAGAATTTTTGAAAGGCAGGATTTCTTCTGCGCTGATTAACCTGAATGCTGCGTTCAGAGATTCTCTTGCCAAAGGATTTTCTGTGGAGAAATGCCATGCAGCCGCATTGTTATCGTTTGTAAATAAAAACAATGGAAAGAGTGGAAATAGGTGTTATAATAAACTTGGATTGAAATTGAAGTTCCAATCCATACCGTTTAATATCCCGTAACAAAAGTTTTCATTTTTTTCATTTTTAATTTATTTGGGGGTAGCTGTGAGGGTTCTGAATCTTCCTAATTCGCTTACAATAGCAAGAATAGTAATAATCCCTCTTTTTACAATAGCGGTCATATATAAAAGATATGATTATGCGCTGTATATGTTTATTGTTGCTGCACTGACAGATACCCTTGACGGGTTTATTGCAAGGCTTACCAATCAGAAGACGGCGCTTGGAACATTTCTTGACCCGCTTGCAGATAAGTTTCTTCTTATCACATCTTTTATAATATTTTCTATGAACGGCTGGCTGCCGAAGTGGCTGACTATAACTGTGATAAGCAGGGATGTTATCGTGGTAATAGGATGGGTGCTTGTTTATCTGATAACACATACATCAAACGTAAAACCTACAGCCACGGGCAAGGCTGCCATAGCTATGCAGTTGATTCTTTTATGCTATGTGCTTCTTGATATAAATGTAGGCTTCCTCCCCGACATCCAGAATGTGCTTGTATGGCCGACAGCGGCGCTGACAATTATTTCGGGCCTGCACTATATATACAGAGGGTTGAAATTGACAAATGCAAAATAAATATGGAGTTGAAATAGAGACAGTTATGCATGGAAGCGCCGCAGAGACAGAAGGGCTTCTGCCGGGAGATGTGCTCCTTTCAATAAACGGCCACAGGCTTAACGACGGCATAGACTTTATGTTTTACAGGAATGAACCTGAACTGAATATCGGCGCTGTGAGAAAGGGCAAAAAAATGTCCTTAAAAGTCATGCCAAAAGAAACAGGAGACATGGGTGTCACACTGAAACCTTTCAAGATAAAGAGATGTATTAATAACTGCATATTCTGTTTTGTGTCCCAGCTCCCTAAGGGGTTAAGGAAATCTCTTTATATAAAAGATGAAGATTACAGGATGTCATTCCTTTACGGCAATTATGTTACCCTCACAAATCTAAGCGCTCAGGACAAGAAGAGGATTGCGCAGCAGCGGCTGAGCCCGCTTTATATATCCGTGCACTCAACCAATAAAGTCATCCGCAATACGCTGCTTGGAAATCCTAAGGCAGGAGATGTTCTGAAGGAGCTGAAGTTCTTAAAAGAAAATAAAATCAGGATGCATGTTCAGATTGTGCTGTGTCCCGGATACAATGATGAAAGAGAACTTCAGAGAACAATAAGGGACCTTTATGGGTTCTATCCCTATGTATCCTCAATTGCTGTCGTTCCGGTTGGTATTACAATGCACAGGAGGCAGGCAATAAAGCCTGTTGAAAAAGAGGATGCATCGAAGGCGCTCAATATAATTGATTCTTTTCAGAAACGGTTCAGGAAGAAGCACGGGGTCTCTGTTGTTTATGGCGCAGACGAGTTATACATAAAAGGAGGAGTGAATTTCCCGGCCTTAAGCGAATATGGAGAACTGCCGCAGATAGAGAATGGTGTTGGCATGGTACAGTTGTTTATGTCGCAGGCAAAAAGGATTAGCCAGCAGTTATCAGCCATCAGCCATCAGCAAAAAAAGAAATTTCTTACCTTCACAGGTACCTCGTTTTATCCGTATCTTAAGAAAATCACAGACAGGCTGCTTGAGAAAGAAGGCATAAACATAAACGTTATCCCCGTGGAAAACACTTTTTTTGGCAAGGCAATAACAGTTACAGGACTCCTGACAGGAAGGGATGTTATAAGGTCTTTGTCCGATAAGACAGACGGCTGCGAGTGCCTGTTTGTCCCGGATACTGTTATGAGAGAAGGAGAGAACGTGTTGCTTGATGACACCTCAAAGGAAGATATTGAAAATGCCCTTGGTATAAAAGTTAAAATAATAGAATCTACCCCGGAGGGCCTTATGAAAGGAATGGAGGCTGTTTGCTGAATCCCGCTATACTGTTAATTCAATGTGAGAGAACTTTCTATCGGGATGAAAGATTTGACGGGATACAAGGAGGTCTAACGGGATGAAAATAAGCGGGAAGACAAGGGTGATTGGTTTGCTTGGCTATCCTGTTGAGCATAGCCTTTCACCTGCAATACACAACGCCGCATTTGAACACCTCAGGCTTGACTGCTGTTATGTGACATTCCCTGTTAAGCCCGGATTTTTGAAGGACGCGGTGAGGTCAGTAAGAGCGCTTAATCTTGCAGGGGTAAATGTGACGATGCCGCATAAAGAGAACGTTATCCCTTTGCTTGACAAAGTAGATGCCGACGCGTCTTTTATAGGAGCTGTTAATACAATAGTTAACCGGTCCGCCTCAGACGGAGGGAAATTAACAGGATACAATACTGACGGAAGAGGTTTTATGAAGTCATTATCCGAGGCACAGATAGCAGTTAACAAAAAGAATGTCCTGATACTCGGAGCAGGCGGAGCGTCGCGGGCGATAGGCTTTTATCTTGCTAAAAAAGCATCAGCATTATTTATTTATGATATAGACAGGAAGAAGGCAGGGAAACTCATAGGGGATTTGAAAAAGATCAAAGGGAATGTATCATTTTTCAGCTATCAGCGGTCAGCTATCAGCAGTCAGCTTGATGACATTGACATAATAATAAATGCCACGCCGCTTGGATTGAAAAAAGGCGACCCGTTGCCGATTGATATAAATCTTCTGAAACCGCGGCATGTTGTCTGCGATTTGATTTATAAAAACACTCTTTTGCTTCAAAGAGCCTCAAGGAAAGGCTGTAGGACCCTTAACGGCCTCGGCATGCTTTTATGGCAGGGCGCGTTTGCATTTGAATTATGGACAGGCAAGAAACCGCCTGTTGAAGTAATGCGAAAAGAGCTGATTAAGAATTTGTAATATCTCCTCATCCGGCAAAAACAATTTGATTTTGGGTAATTTTCACATCTGTTTTATTTTACGAAATGATATAATCTTGCTATAACTGAAGCAAGGGGGTGTAACATGGTAATTTCAAATCGTTACATACGCATTTCAATTGTCACAATCATTTGTGTCTTTTTGTCTATGGCAGTGCCAGCCTCTGCCAAAGTAGTCACCTTTGAGAAGGAATACACCTATCAGGCAAGCGAAATAGATTCCAAGGTAACCGCCCGCGCCATTGCCATTGAGCAGGTGAAAAGGCTTGTGCTTGAGGAACTCGGCACATATCTCATGGCAGAGACCGAGGTCAAGGATTTCCGTCTTACCAAAGACAAAGTGGTTATGCTTACAGCAGGTGCTGTGCAGACAGAGATACTCAATGAGAAGTGGGACGGCGAGAAGTATTATCTCAAGGCAAGGATAAAGGCAGACCCAAATGAGGTTGCGGCTGCTGTTGACAGGCTTCGCAAGGATACGCAGAAGTCAAAAGAGCTTGAGGACGCAAAGAAAAGGGCGGATGAGGCATTCAAGCAGATAGAGAAGCTGAAAAAAGAGCTTGAGACAGTCAAGACTGACACAAACAAACAGAAAGAATATGCAAAGGCAGCAGACACATTGAGCGCGATGGATTGGTTTAATAAGGGAATACAATATAGTGAGGCTAAAGAGCACGACAAGGCAATTGAGGCATATACCAAGGTGATTGCATTAGAAAACCCGAGTATA from Nitrospirota bacterium includes the following:
- a CDS encoding PIN domain-containing protein, producing the protein MNIYNRPFDDQSQVRIRLETIAIFSILQKIKNKELTLLWSFMIDYENSLNPYDDVRQEIEMAVSLASESITPDESVLTAATEFESKGITPRDSMHLACALKGKAEYFLTCDDKLIKKASALGMNIKIINPLRFIENMEVN
- a CDS encoding ATP-binding protein, with translation MKKIGKVSATEKSPTTNDEFIFLVEDNEEIKPFDIIKADNNIGDKKSITYAIIQDIFYITDSPGHIGNYVSSDFGDLNSAPSTKRLGVTYAQAVVLHNNKDVYMPLRDGTLVEFAGEDEIKEALGLDKIKNPIPAGFLDVSNNITVPICFNSDFLIGPEGAHSNISGISGLATKTSYAMFLLQAIQQTKNDVAIIILNVKGNDLLRIDEINPLLTNEQKNAWSKTGLECKPFSNVKYFYPYKNDKENCFCNTSCEKDALNNQFQSNMAQTYAYTYDHDKNNLDLLFSNIDDPNFTMESILNVVIEHSDFDDLDWDSFKSKLGEYTKKGQGKGEITVQSWRKFTRLIKKSIVNQIFQKSLSKDTTKRNYHLSDEIKKIQKGEALVIDIAKLEEQIQGFVFGDILQAVNDLKFGETDRSEDDIPKKIIIFVDELNKYAAENAPKNSPILRNLLEITERGRSEGIILFSAEQFKSAVHDRVKGNCSTHVYGRTNAIEISKPDYRYIPKTFTNMMTRLDTGELIVQHSIFKTLLKIKFPYPSYFQRKGNR
- a CDS encoding ATP-binding protein — encoded protein: MEPIKIGKFTLESLTTGMYKDPRIIFREYIQNSTDAIDNAAKEKVIKTEEGRIDITIDEQNKKIAFRDNGIGIPNNKVWHLLGDIGNSEKRFEESRGFRGIGRLGGLSYASELQFITSAKGENTKTTVYWDCKKLRELLQPNKYSDYDLTKVIDEISCITTDKEDKEKHYFEVILDGIDEKYIGLLDISDIEDYLSQVAPVPFNAQKFPYYSDTKEGILTFLKQINKPLEEYNIYLNGNPNPIYKPYKTWFHADKKKDDIKEVDFFKRYNNNELLFWGWYAKTNWLGTVDDKNIKGIRVRKNNIQIGDENTLNDFFKETRFNGWFIGEVYVYDKNIIPNARRDDFEKNEEYKLFKSELEKITWHELSKIPKIYSKERTEIKGIEEAEKTLNEVKQALEKGLTSEVQREELFKSIDIIKPKIKPKETKKESITLRPDIEKKKEKIHSKLIALENKIIDADIYRVRDIPSSYPREVRKVISIIFEIIDDTLRKEDAEKLIDNIIDTLQRKPKDNKKK
- a CDS encoding ribulose-phosphate 3-epimerase, coding for MIKIAPSILSADFLRLGEEIKAAEAAGIDMFHIDIMDGHFVPNITIGPSIVAAIKKITSVPLDVHLMIEEPDKYLNDFIKAGADYLTVHFEAAKHLHRTVQKIKESKVKAGVSLNPATPLGSIDDIIQDVDFVLLMSVNPGFGGQSFIPQVADKIKALKKMISDRGLKTLIEVDGGVKPDNARMVAGAGADILVMGSAFFSSKDYASLTKKLREMLR
- a CDS encoding tetratricopeptide repeat protein, with the protein product MTTKTDRLLCKAERLKDMAKYNDSLSVFKKLMKIHDKDCDREGRLRCFMSIGDVYRMTGKFELAGKNYSEAIKISGKLKDTTAAADAAVGLGLSVRGLGRWKEALEMFSGAEKVYREKKDSEGMAFVLWAKGGAFRIKGDAADSLKSFKKSLGLFKTLGDKHGIGYNLCGLGGVSRVAGLFGDSFKYYIAANKLFSGLNDTFGIAYSHCGIGNALRMKGDYSGALLHFRKATTLYRKIGDIVSFSYTLWSLGKTYTMLGRLDKAAEYFKQAQGFFKKTKDPKGIIYCKLGIGEIEFLKGRISSALINLNAAFRDSLAKGFSVEKCHAAALLSFVNKNNGKSGNRCYNKLGLKLKFQSIPFNIP
- a CDS encoding CDP-alcohol phosphatidyltransferase family protein; the protein is MRVLNLPNSLTIARIVIIPLFTIAVIYKRYDYALYMFIVAALTDTLDGFIARLTNQKTALGTFLDPLADKFLLITSFIIFSMNGWLPKWLTITVISRDVIVVIGWVLVYLITHTSNVKPTATGKAAIAMQLILLCYVLLDINVGFLPDIQNVLVWPTAALTIISGLHYIYRGLKLTNAK
- a CDS encoding DUF512 domain-containing protein, with translation MQNKYGVEIETVMHGSAAETEGLLPGDVLLSINGHRLNDGIDFMFYRNEPELNIGAVRKGKKMSLKVMPKETGDMGVTLKPFKIKRCINNCIFCFVSQLPKGLRKSLYIKDEDYRMSFLYGNYVTLTNLSAQDKKRIAQQRLSPLYISVHSTNKVIRNTLLGNPKAGDVLKELKFLKENKIRMHVQIVLCPGYNDERELQRTIRDLYGFYPYVSSIAVVPVGITMHRRQAIKPVEKEDASKALNIIDSFQKRFRKKHGVSVVYGADELYIKGGVNFPALSEYGELPQIENGVGMVQLFMSQAKRISQQLSAISHQQKKKFLTFTGTSFYPYLKKITDRLLEKEGININVIPVENTFFGKAITVTGLLTGRDVIRSLSDKTDGCECLFVPDTVMREGENVLLDDTSKEDIENALGIKVKIIESTPEGLMKGMEAVC
- a CDS encoding shikimate dehydrogenase, whose translation is MKISGKTRVIGLLGYPVEHSLSPAIHNAAFEHLRLDCCYVTFPVKPGFLKDAVRSVRALNLAGVNVTMPHKENVIPLLDKVDADASFIGAVNTIVNRSASDGGKLTGYNTDGRGFMKSLSEAQIAVNKKNVLILGAGGASRAIGFYLAKKASALFIYDIDRKKAGKLIGDLKKIKGNVSFFSYQRSAISSQLDDIDIIINATPLGLKKGDPLPIDINLLKPRHVVCDLIYKNTLLLQRASRKGCRTLNGLGMLLWQGAFAFELWTGKKPPVEVMRKELIKNL